A section of the Deltaproteobacteria bacterium genome encodes:
- a CDS encoding cytochrome P450 — protein MQFNPLLLPPGCSRFEAYREAMERSPVHQQGIFPVWHILGYEECVRSLREAENFSSSPLNSFLVAGAPDRREERIKRLVPVMGQTAEFVDNLMLMNDPPRHTRLRGLVTRAFSPTAIRKLQDRIQVMTDELVDSILKKDTFDFVEDFAIPLPVHVVAEILGVDIERRHDFKRWSDGFVSVPVQKIMSGDIGDENMEWRREFTDYFLEIFARRRREPGDDLVSQLVQLEQQGEKLSADELLATCVLLMVAGNETTTNLLSNTALALTQFPEEMDHIVRKPAAIPDAIEESLRYYAPIQGFPRYCIRKTELGDKTIRPGDMMMVWAGAANRDEAVFADPDRFDITRPPGKHLSFGMGIHHCLGATLARVEGQIAFETFFRRVGPLRPVGDEPPQFLPSSFLFGLKTFRMSRAP, from the coding sequence GTGCAGTTCAATCCACTGCTGCTTCCGCCCGGATGCTCCCGTTTCGAGGCCTATCGTGAGGCGATGGAGCGTAGCCCTGTCCATCAGCAGGGGATTTTTCCCGTCTGGCACATCCTGGGATATGAGGAATGCGTGCGCTCACTCCGCGAGGCGGAAAACTTCTCCTCAAGTCCCCTCAATTCATTTCTGGTGGCAGGCGCCCCCGACCGGCGGGAGGAACGGATCAAGCGGCTCGTCCCGGTCATGGGACAAACGGCGGAATTTGTCGACAATCTGATGTTGATGAATGACCCGCCCAGGCATACACGCCTGCGCGGGCTTGTCACAAGGGCCTTCTCTCCCACGGCGATCCGAAAGCTCCAGGACCGGATACAGGTGATGACCGACGAGCTGGTTGATAGCATCCTGAAGAAGGACACCTTCGATTTCGTAGAGGATTTCGCCATCCCTCTTCCGGTCCATGTGGTCGCGGAGATTCTGGGCGTTGATATCGAACGGCGCCACGACTTCAAGCGCTGGTCCGATGGCTTTGTCTCCGTTCCGGTCCAGAAAATCATGTCTGGCGATATCGGTGACGAAAACATGGAGTGGCGCCGGGAGTTCACGGACTACTTTCTGGAGATTTTTGCGAGACGCCGCCGCGAACCGGGCGACGACCTCGTGAGCCAGCTTGTCCAGCTTGAGCAGCAGGGCGAGAAACTCTCAGCCGATGAGCTTCTGGCGACCTGCGTCCTGCTGATGGTCGCCGGCAACGAGACCACCACGAATCTTCTCAGCAACACGGCCCTTGCACTGACCCAGTTTCCTGAGGAGATGGATCATATTGTCAGGAAACCGGCGGCGATACCCGATGCGATCGAGGAATCGCTACGGTATTACGCCCCGATACAGGGTTTTCCCCGCTACTGCATCCGGAAGACGGAACTCGGAGACAAGACCATCAGGCCCGGCGACATGATGATGGTGTGGGCCGGGGCCGCCAACCGCGACGAAGCGGTCTTTGCCGATCCCGACCGGTTCGACATTACCCGCCCGCCCGGCAAGCACCTCTCGTTCGGCATGGGAATCCACCATTGTCTTGGAGCCACACTCGCCCGCGTCGAAGGCCAAATCGCTTTCGAGACATTTTTCAGGCGGGTCGGCCCGCTGCGGCCAGTTGGTGATGAGCCACCCCAGTTCTTGCCATCCTCGTTCCTGTTTGGGCTCAAGACTTTTCGTATGTCGCGAGCACCATGA